The genomic interval CATGCAGTCTCCCTTGGTTGATAATTCTTGAGCTAAAACTCTCATTCTACGCATCTGCGGTAAAGACGTGACCAAGCCCGACGAATGGAACAGAACAGGTTTCCGGATGATTTTCCGGCGAACCCGTAGCGTCCTTTTCATCGCCATCATCGCTCTGCTGTCATGCACCGCCATCGGTCTGACGGTTGCAGCCGTTTTTCTGGCGCGGATCGACGCTGCCTGGATCGCCGGCGAACTCAACCGCAGCGTGCTGGCCGACAAACGGCGCGTGCTGAAGATCGACGGAGCGCTGACGGTGAATCTGCGCCCGGCGCTCGGTCTGGAATTGTGGCAGATTGCGCTGTCGGAGCAGGACAGCGAGGCAACGTTTGCCAGCCTGGACAGGCTGCGTTTTTCCCTGCAATGGTGGCCGCTGCTGTCGCGCCGTCTGGTCGTCGACAGGCTGGAGCTGGATGGCCTGTCCGTTGCCGGCGAACGCGATGCGCAGGGCCGCTACAATTTTGCCGATCTACTGGAAAGTCAGCCCGGCGGCAAATGGACTTTCGACATCGCCAGCCTGCAACTGACGCAGGGACGGTTGCGCTGGCGCGATCCGGAGCACGCGCAGGGCATCACGCTCGACGAGATCAGCCTGAGTAGTGGGCGGATCGCCAATGACGGCACGCCTTCGGGCGGCCGATTGGCATTGGCTGCCCGGCTGCGCAGCCCGGCCGCACCGCAGGCCGACGTGCAATTGCATGCGTCGATGCAATACACGCTGGACCCGGCCAGGGCGCATTACGGTGCCGATGATCTGGCGCTGCGCCTGACCGGCCGGCTGGCGGAGCAGCCGGATGTGGATATCGATCTGACAGCCAGGAAACTGATGGTCGACTCCAAACCATCCGGCCCTTCGGTACGGCTGCAGGACTTGCAGTTGCAGGCGCGGGCCGCTGCGATTGCTGCGATGTCCCCGGTGGCCTTATCCCTTGCCGCGCCGCAACTGGAGTTTCAGGACAAGCAGTTGCGTGCTGCGACGGCCAGCATGGTGCTGCAGGCCGGTAGCGAAAATGCAAACGCAAACACTGACGCAAACTCAACGCCAATGTCACTGCATGGCCGGCTCGACACCCCGATCGTTGCCGATCTTGCGGCGCGCAGCGTGCAACTGGACAAGCTGGCTGCCGAACTGACCATAGTCGCCGCGCAAAAGCTTGCCAGGCCGGTGCGGCTTACTCTGCAAGGCAGTGCCCGCGCGGATTTGCAACAGCAGCAGGCGGCCGCCCGGCTGGCTGGCAGACTGGACGGCAGCCAGCTCGCCGGCTGGCTGGATGCCACCGGCTTCAGTAGCGCCGGCGCGGCAACGATACGCTTCGGTCTGGATGTCGATCGGTTCAATGTGGATGACTATCTGCGCACAACGGCATCGCCTGCGGCGTCTGCGGGCACGTCGTCAGATGCCGTGTCCAGTCTGCCTCCCGGTCTGGACCTGCAGGGTGAATTGAAAGTGGGCAATTTGCAGGCAGCC from Sterolibacterium denitrificans carries:
- a CDS encoding AsmA family protein; this encodes MTKPDEWNRTGFRMIFRRTRSVLFIAIIALLSCTAIGLTVAAVFLARIDAAWIAGELNRSVLADKRRVLKIDGALTVNLRPALGLELWQIALSEQDSEATFASLDRLRFSLQWWPLLSRRLVVDRLELDGLSVAGERDAQGRYNFADLLESQPGGKWTFDIASLQLTQGRLRWRDPEHAQGITLDEISLSSGRIANDGTPSGGRLALAARLRSPAAPQADVQLHASMQYTLDPARAHYGADDLALRLTGRLAEQPDVDIDLTARKLMVDSKPSGPSVRLQDLQLQARAAAIAAMSPVALSLAAPQLEFQDKQLRAATASMVLQAGSENANANTDANSTPMSLHGRLDTPIVADLAARSVQLDKLAAELTIVAAQKLARPVRLTLQGSARADLQQQQAAARLAGRLDGSQLAGWLDATGFSSAGAATIRFGLDVDRFNVDDYLRTTASPAASAGTSSDAVSSLPPGLDLQGELKVGNLQAAGVTARNLRLVFATRDGRLHMLTAPQ